Proteins from a single region of Chrysemys picta bellii isolate R12L10 chromosome 25, ASM1138683v2, whole genome shotgun sequence:
- the R3HDM4 gene encoding R3H domain-containing protein 4 isoform X2, with the protein MVVLTGREAGGGQAPEEPYLRIEDCLPPLGSSPSKRFSPSKRKQYYINQAIRNSDLIPKAKGRKSLQRLENTRYLMTLLERDECGNDDGELTHSAAPSIFTEACNNETYMEIWNDFMNRSGEEQERVLLYLEEEAKKKHKRKLPVKAEDKWKEHPAYTPKECFQRISRRLRTTLRRGRIPMGTLECLEEELLAFFSVTPHSVYTAMMDNRF; encoded by the exons GAGGATTGAAGACTGCCTGCCTCCTCTGGGGAGCTCCCCATCCAAGAGGTTCTCCCCCTCCAAACGGAAGCAGTACTACATCAACCAGGCCATCCGCAACTCCGACCTCATCCCAAAGGCCAAGGGGCGCAAGAGCCTTCAGCGGCTGGAGAACA CTCGGTACCTGATGACCCTGCTGGAGCGGGACGAATGTGGGAATGACGATGGGGAACTCACGCActcggctgccccaagcatcttCACGGAGGCCTGCAACAACGAAACGTACATGGAG ATCTGGAATGACTTCATGAACCGGTCTGGTGAGGAACAGGAGAGGGTCCTGCTCTACCTAGAGGAAGAGGCCAAGAAGAAGCACAAGAGGAAGCTCCCTGTTAAAGCGGAGGACAAGTGGAAAG AGCATCCTGCTTACACGCCGAAAGAATGTTTCCAGCGCATCAGCCGCCGGCTTCGCACCACCCTGAGACGAGGCAGGATCCCTATG GGGACCCTGGAGTGTCTGGAGGAGGAGTTACTGGCCTTTTTCTCCGTCACCCCTCACTCCGTCTACACAGCGATGATGGACAATAG gTTCTGA
- the R3HDM4 gene encoding R3H domain-containing protein 4 isoform X1, with the protein MVVLTGREAGGGQAPEEPYLRIEDCLPPLGSSPSKRFSPSKRKQYYINQAIRNSDLIPKAKGRKSLQRLENTRYLMTLLERDECGNDDGELTHSAAPSIFTEACNNETYMEIWNDFMNRSGEEQERVLLYLEEEAKKKHKRKLPVKAEDKWKEHPAYTPKECFQRISRRLRTTLRRGRIPMGTLECLEEELLAFFSVTPHSVYTAMMDNSFERLLLHALCQYMDLVSASSDFEGKRQMKVSNKHRDFLPPELLLSAYLEQMS; encoded by the exons GAGGATTGAAGACTGCCTGCCTCCTCTGGGGAGCTCCCCATCCAAGAGGTTCTCCCCCTCCAAACGGAAGCAGTACTACATCAACCAGGCCATCCGCAACTCCGACCTCATCCCAAAGGCCAAGGGGCGCAAGAGCCTTCAGCGGCTGGAGAACA CTCGGTACCTGATGACCCTGCTGGAGCGGGACGAATGTGGGAATGACGATGGGGAACTCACGCActcggctgccccaagcatcttCACGGAGGCCTGCAACAACGAAACGTACATGGAG ATCTGGAATGACTTCATGAACCGGTCTGGTGAGGAACAGGAGAGGGTCCTGCTCTACCTAGAGGAAGAGGCCAAGAAGAAGCACAAGAGGAAGCTCCCTGTTAAAGCGGAGGACAAGTGGAAAG AGCATCCTGCTTACACGCCGAAAGAATGTTTCCAGCGCATCAGCCGCCGGCTTCGCACCACCCTGAGACGAGGCAGGATCCCTATG GGGACCCTGGAGTGTCTGGAGGAGGAGTTACTGGCCTTTTTCTCCGTCACCCCTCACTCCGTCTACACAGCGATGATGGACAATAG CTTTGAGCGGCTGCTGCTCCACGCTCTCTGCCAGTACATGGACCTCGTCTCTGCCA gTTCTGACTTTGAAGGGAAACGCCAAATGAAAGTGAGCAACAAACACAGAGACTTCCTGCCCCCGGAGTTACTGCTGTCCGCCTACTTGGAGCAGATGAGCTGA